The Nostoc sp. 'Lobaria pulmonaria (5183) cyanobiont' genome window below encodes:
- a CDS encoding amino acid adenylation domain-containing protein, producing MQINSQTSEYKKNIPLDTLTPIIGTQVLQEWNDTQVVHHQDLCIHQMFEMQVERSPQAIAVVCENTQLTYQQLNQGANQLAHHLRSLGVGPEVLVGICLERSLEMIIGLLGILKAGGAYVPLDPAYPSERLAFILEDTQTAVLLTQEKVVKNLPPHQAQVVCLDLDSQGNIQNSQENPVNQTTADNLIYVIYTSGSTGQPKGVMIPHRGICNQLHWKQTTFGLTHADKVLLTISFSFDPSVWQIFWPLCFGGQLFIARPGGHQDTAYLVKVITEQQITVLALVPSILRVLLEEKGIENCRFIRHITCGGEALPGELIERFFAQLNLDNVLHNCYGPTEASIDTTFWTCQRGTNYALAPIGRPISNAEIHILNENLQPVSVGESGELHIGGIGLARGYLNRPELTTEKFIFNPFSSEAGTRLYKTGDLARYLSDGNIEFLGRIDDQVKIRGFRIELGEIEAILAQHSALTQTLVIAREDVPGDKRLVAYIVASSEQIPSQVELRRFLETRLPEYMMPGFFVFLDTLPLNPNGKIDRRALPAPDTSDIRLSTNFVPPQNSTEEVLAGIWAKVLRLEQVGIHDNFFELGGHSLLATQVMSRVRQAFQIEIPLQLLFEHPTIATLAQAVAQNQTPENDPQNQTIPQITNRELVPLSFAQQRVWFLEQLEPNSRAYIVSNAQRLTGKLNLGVLQQSLDAIVVHHEALRTNFIRSSDGSPIQVIGTPRSVELKIIKVTKEQVEFLLNQEVQRPFNLKSDLMLRASLLQVDEQEHILLLMMHHIASDGWSIGILWQQLTALYEAFLSSKPSPLAKLPIQYADFAVWQHQWLSGEVLSSQINYWKTQLAGANTVLELPTDRPRPPVQTYEGAAQSLMLPQTLSASLTELSHQEGVTLFMTLLTAFGTILHRYTGQEDILIGSPIAGRNRSEIEGLIGFFINTVVLRTDFAGNPSFWSVLNRVRQMALDTYAHQDMPFEKLVEELQPERDTSRNPLFQVWFNMLNLRDIQLELPGVVIEPVSILETVSKFDLTLYVTEQNQGIQLDLVYNTDLFTSERMMEMLHQFHHLLNQIVAAPERQISLYSLVTPEARPLLPEPMAVLPEPRYELTTTMFTSWVNRTPEHSSLRQGIRTWNYGELGKIAQTLAQVMLSHGVERGDVVAVFGTRSFGLIASMLGVLLSGGVLLTLDPKLPSQRQRLMLQEAKAKYILYIDGQHPEDENIEESLTSICVNPDTGEAINSKKRIEAVNLPEITADDAAYIFFTSGTTGVPKGVLGCHKGLAHFLNWQRQTFEINQQDRVAQLTGLSFDVVLRDIFLPLTSGATLCLPEEEDNLEPTRILRYLENEQISVLHTVPSLAQLWLANVPSGVYLRNLRWLFLAGEPLKETLILRWRNAFPESGEIVNLYGPTETTLAKCYYQVPVECQTGVQPVGLPLPQTQALVFTPNHQPCGIGEPGEIVIRTPFRSLGYINAQQENRSRFVKNPFRSDRQDWLYYTGDRGCYRPDGSLEILGRLDHQVKIRGIRIEPGEIETVLAQHPDVLQTVVIAREDIPGDQRLVAYIIPNQDSVIANTDIRRFLSTKLPQYMLPSAFVLLDTMPLTPNGKVDRRALPAPDLSRQEPEASFVAPRNEVEHQLTQIWEQILGVQPIGVRDNFFELGGHSILAVKLFWQIEKTFSKNLPLAILFQSGTVEALAKIICQEEDLTTNSALVNTLDQSKSSWSSLVEIQPNGSKPPFFCIHGLGGEVLCFRELALHLGTEQPFYGLQPRGLDGKNPLHTRIEDMAAYYIQEIQILQLHGPYFLGGYSFGGTVAFEMARQLHEQGEQVGILVMLDSCRIGYSWQAPFLKRAFLHLNNIVQQGPNYLWQKVGRWSYWRKQELQNTYNRYLEDVLHVPETDKHLKVIDTNTQALSDYIFSPYLGQAILLRTEDKNRDEAIGIEYDPQFGWDEVVVGGLDIHYLPGSHLDILNEPHVQVLAEKLKNCLTQAQSQSAKN from the coding sequence TCTGTGCATTCATCAAATGTTTGAGATGCAAGTAGAGCGATCGCCCCAAGCCATTGCAGTAGTATGTGAAAATACACAACTTACTTATCAACAGTTAAACCAGGGGGCGAATCAACTAGCGCACCACCTACGTTCTTTAGGCGTTGGGCCAGAAGTACTTGTAGGTATATGCCTGGAGCGCTCCTTAGAGATGATTATAGGACTACTGGGCATTCTCAAAGCTGGAGGAGCTTATGTGCCTTTAGATCCAGCATATCCCTCAGAACGTTTAGCTTTCATCTTGGAAGACACCCAGACCGCAGTATTGTTAACCCAAGAAAAAGTGGTCAAGAACTTACCACCACATCAGGCACAAGTGGTTTGTCTGGACTTAGACTCGCAAGGGAATATCCAAAACAGTCAAGAAAATCCTGTAAATCAAACTACAGCTGATAACCTCATCTACGTAATCTACACATCTGGCTCTACAGGACAGCCCAAGGGTGTAATGATCCCTCACCGTGGTATATGCAATCAACTCCACTGGAAGCAAACAACTTTTGGATTAACTCACGCAGACAAAGTTTTACTGACTATTTCTTTTAGCTTCGATCCCTCAGTATGGCAGATATTTTGGCCATTGTGCTTTGGGGGGCAATTGTTCATAGCTCGCCCTGGTGGACATCAAGACACTGCCTACCTTGTGAAAGTGATTACTGAGCAGCAAATCACCGTTCTGGCTTTAGTACCTTCCATCCTGCGTGTCTTATTGGAAGAGAAAGGAATTGAGAATTGCCGATTCATCAGACACATTACCTGCGGTGGTGAAGCTTTACCTGGCGAACTTATAGAACGCTTCTTTGCCCAACTGAATTTGGACAATGTTTTACATAATTGTTATGGACCGACAGAAGCTTCCATTGATACCACTTTCTGGACTTGCCAGCGCGGCACTAATTATGCACTTGCTCCCATTGGTCGTCCGATTAGCAATGCAGAGATTCACATCCTTAATGAAAATTTACAGCCAGTGTCTGTTGGTGAATCAGGTGAACTGCACATTGGTGGTATTGGTCTAGCACGAGGCTATCTTAACCGTCCAGAATTGACCACAGAGAAGTTCATTTTCAACCCTTTTAGCTCTGAGGCTGGCACACGTCTTTACAAAACTGGGGACTTGGCACGCTATTTGAGCGATGGTAATATCGAGTTCCTTGGTCGCATTGACGACCAAGTTAAAATACGTGGCTTCCGAATTGAATTAGGAGAAATTGAAGCCATACTAGCTCAACATTCGGCTCTGACGCAGACTCTAGTCATAGCCAGAGAGGATGTTCCTGGGGACAAGCGACTTGTGGCATATATTGTTGCCAGTTCAGAGCAAATTCCTAGTCAGGTTGAATTGCGTCGCTTTTTAGAAACTCGGTTGCCTGAATACATGATGCCTGGTTTCTTTGTATTTTTGGACACTCTACCATTAAATCCCAACGGTAAAATAGACCGCCGCGCTTTACCTGCACCGGATACATCTGATATTAGGCTGTCAACTAACTTTGTTCCACCTCAGAATTCGACAGAAGAAGTCTTAGCTGGCATTTGGGCGAAAGTTTTGCGTCTGGAACAAGTAGGTATCCACGACAATTTTTTTGAATTGGGAGGTCATTCACTGCTGGCCACTCAAGTGATGTCTAGGGTTCGCCAAGCTTTTCAGATAGAAATACCGTTGCAACTATTATTTGAGCATCCCACGATCGCTACTTTAGCTCAAGCGGTCGCTCAAAACCAAACTCCAGAAAACGATCCCCAAAATCAGACTATTCCCCAAATAACCAATCGGGAATTAGTCCCTTTATCCTTTGCCCAACAGCGAGTCTGGTTTTTGGAACAGTTGGAACCCAATAGCCGGGCGTATATCGTCTCCAATGCACAGCGCTTAACGGGCAAGTTAAATCTTGGTGTATTGCAACAGTCACTAGATGCGATCGTTGTCCATCATGAGGCATTACGAACCAACTTTATTAGATCATCTGATGGTAGCCCCATACAAGTAATTGGCACGCCTCGGTCAGTAGAACTCAAAATTATTAAGGTAACAAAAGAGCAAGTAGAATTTCTCCTAAATCAAGAGGTGCAACGCCCCTTCAACTTAAAATCTGACTTGATGTTGCGAGCTTCTTTGCTCCAAGTAGATGAACAGGAGCATATACTCTTGTTAATGATGCACCACATCGCCTCAGATGGCTGGTCAATCGGCATTCTCTGGCAGCAGTTAACAGCGCTCTATGAAGCCTTTTTAAGCAGTAAGCCTTCTCCCTTGGCAAAATTACCCATTCAGTATGCGGATTTTGCTGTCTGGCAGCACCAATGGCTATCAGGTGAGGTACTTTCCAGCCAAATTAACTATTGGAAAACCCAGTTAGCAGGTGCTAATACTGTACTGGAATTGCCTACAGACCGACCACGGCCACCAGTGCAAACTTACGAAGGGGCAGCCCAATCTCTGATGCTACCGCAGACTTTGAGTGCATCACTTACAGAACTCTCGCATCAGGAGGGTGTCACTCTATTCATGACATTGCTGACGGCCTTTGGGACAATATTGCACCGCTACACTGGGCAAGAAGATATTCTCATTGGTTCTCCCATTGCCGGCCGTAACCGTTCTGAGATTGAAGGGCTAATCGGATTTTTTATTAACACCGTTGTTTTACGGACTGATTTTGCTGGCAATCCCAGTTTTTGGTCAGTTTTAAATCGAGTTCGCCAGATGGCATTAGATACTTATGCCCATCAAGATATGCCCTTTGAGAAACTGGTAGAAGAACTGCAACCAGAGCGAGATACCAGTCGTAACCCACTGTTTCAAGTGTGGTTTAATATGCTCAACTTAAGGGACATCCAACTGGAACTACCTGGAGTGGTTATAGAACCAGTATCGATCCTAGAAACAGTTTCTAAGTTCGACTTAACCCTTTACGTTACAGAACAAAATCAAGGAATCCAACTTGATTTAGTCTATAACACCGATCTGTTTACTTCAGAACGGATGATGGAAATGCTTCATCAATTCCATCACTTGCTAAATCAAATTGTTGCTGCTCCAGAGAGGCAAATTAGTTTATATTCCCTGGTGACACCAGAAGCGCGACCTTTACTACCAGAGCCAATGGCGGTTCTGCCAGAACCACGGTATGAATTGACGACAACAATGTTTACCTCTTGGGTAAATCGTACCCCAGAACATTCATCACTTCGTCAAGGAATTCGCACTTGGAATTATGGGGAATTGGGCAAAATCGCTCAAACCTTAGCACAGGTTATGTTATCTCACGGAGTAGAGCGGGGAGATGTCGTAGCCGTGTTTGGGACACGCAGCTTTGGGCTAATTGCCAGTATGCTTGGTGTACTCTTGAGTGGCGGTGTGCTACTCACCCTCGATCCAAAACTTCCTAGCCAACGCCAGCGGCTGATGTTACAGGAAGCTAAAGCTAAATACATATTATATATTGATGGTCAGCATCCAGAAGACGAAAATATAGAGGAGTCTTTAACTAGCATCTGTGTCAACCCAGACACAGGAGAAGCTATAAATTCCAAAAAGAGGATTGAAGCAGTAAATCTACCTGAAATTACTGCCGACGATGCAGCTTATATTTTCTTTACTTCCGGCACTACTGGTGTGCCCAAAGGAGTGCTGGGGTGTCATAAAGGGTTGGCGCATTTTCTGAACTGGCAGCGACAAACCTTTGAAATTAATCAGCAAGACCGTGTTGCCCAATTAACTGGTCTTTCTTTTGATGTCGTTCTTAGAGATATTTTCTTACCTTTAACTAGTGGTGCAACCCTATGCTTGCCAGAAGAAGAGGATAACTTAGAACCGACTAGAATTCTGCGTTATTTGGAAAATGAGCAAATTTCTGTACTTCATACAGTTCCTTCGCTGGCGCAATTATGGTTAGCGAATGTGCCGTCAGGAGTCTATTTACGTAACTTACGCTGGTTATTTTTGGCTGGAGAACCTCTGAAAGAAACCCTTATACTTCGGTGGCGGAATGCTTTTCCCGAATCAGGTGAAATAGTTAATCTCTATGGCCCGACAGAGACAACTTTGGCAAAATGTTATTACCAAGTACCTGTTGAGTGTCAAACAGGCGTACAGCCAGTAGGACTGCCCCTGCCTCAAACCCAAGCACTAGTTTTCACACCAAATCACCAACCATGCGGTATCGGTGAACCAGGCGAGATTGTAATCCGAACTCCATTCCGCAGTTTGGGGTATATCAATGCCCAGCAAGAAAACCGTTCTCGTTTTGTCAAGAACCCTTTTCGGAGCGATCGCCAGGATTGGCTTTATTATACAGGCGATCGCGGATGCTATCGTCCAGATGGCTCTCTAGAAATTCTCGGTCGCCTAGATCATCAAGTCAAGATCCGGGGAATACGCATTGAGCCAGGGGAAATTGAAACGGTGTTAGCCCAACATCCAGATGTACTCCAGACTGTAGTCATTGCTCGTGAAGATATTCCCGGCGATCAACGTTTGGTAGCTTACATTATACCGAATCAAGACTCAGTAATTGCAAATACTGATATCCGACGCTTCCTCTCGACAAAATTGCCACAGTATATGCTACCTTCGGCTTTTGTCTTGCTGGACACCATGCCCTTAACCCCCAACGGCAAGGTAGACCGCCGTGCATTACCTGCACCAGACTTATCGAGGCAAGAGCCAGAAGCCAGCTTTGTTGCTCCCCGCAATGAAGTGGAACACCAGTTAACACAGATTTGGGAACAAATTTTAGGTGTCCAACCCATTGGTGTTAGGGATAACTTCTTCGAGCTAGGAGGACATTCTATCCTAGCAGTAAAACTGTTTTGGCAAATTGAAAAGACATTTAGTAAAAACCTGCCACTTGCCATTCTCTTCCAGTCAGGGACTGTAGAGGCTCTAGCCAAAATAATCTGCCAAGAAGAAGATTTAACAACAAACTCGGCTTTAGTAAATACCTTAGACCAATCAAAATCTAGCTGGTCATCCCTAGTAGAAATTCAACCCAACGGTTCCAAGCCACCTTTTTTCTGTATTCACGGGCTGGGTGGAGAAGTCTTATGTTTCCGTGAATTGGCATTGCATCTGGGGACAGAACAACCATTTTACGGACTACAACCACGGGGACTAGATGGAAAAAACCCTCTCCATACCCGCATTGAAGATATGGCAGCGTACTACATTCAAGAAATTCAGATCCTTCAACTTCATGGGCCTTATTTTCTCGGAGGTTATTCCTTTGGAGGTACAGTTGCCTTCGAGATGGCTCGGCAACTCCATGAGCAAGGCGAACAAGTTGGCATTTTAGTTATGCTTGATAGTTGTCGTATAGGTTATAGTTGGCAGGCGCCATTTCTCAAGCGAGCTTTTTTGCATTTAAATAATATTGTTCAACAAGGACCTAACTACCTTTGGCAAAAGGTTGGGAGATGGAGTTATTGGCGTAAGCAAGAACTGCAAAATACATATAATCGTTACTTGGAAGACGTACTTCATGTACCTGAAACTGACAAGCATCTAAAGGTTATAGATACTAACACTCAAGCCCTCAGTGACTATATTTTTTCACCTTACCTTGGTCAAGCTATTCTTTTGCGGACAGAGGATAAAAATCGGGACGAAGCTATAGGCATAGAATACGATCCTCAATTCGGCTGGGACGAGGTAGTAGTTGGAGGATTAGATATTCATTATCTTCCTGGATCTCACCTTGACATACTTAATGAACCCCATGTACAAGTGTTAGCTGAAAAATTGAAAAATTGCTTAACTCAGGCACAGTCTCAGTCTGCAAAGAATTAA